GACGACCGGGGGCGCGCTCGGGTCGGGGGCCTCCTCGAGCGTCCCCCCGTCGTAGAAGCGTCGGACCTGTGGCGCCAGCTGCTGTGTCACGGGTCCAGAGTGGCAGCGGCCGGTGACGGTCGGGACCCGACGCGCTCCGTGAGGTCCTCGAGGACGTCGAGGAGGCGGCGGCGCAGGGCGTTGGAGCGCGCGGTGAACCCGCGCTGCCGCTCCACGTACTCGGCCTTGCCCGCCGACGTCTCGATCGCCACCGGCGCGATGCCGACGTCGGACAGGTCGTACGGCGAGGCGGCCATGTCCAGCTCGCGGATCTCCCGGGCCAGCTCGAAGGCCGCGAGCGTCAGCCCGGACGGGACCGCGGGGGCGAGCTTGAAGCACCACTTGTACAGGTCCATCCCCGCGTGCAGGCAGCCCGGCTGCTCGAAGGCCACCTGGTCCTCGCGGGTGGGGCGAAGGGAGTTGCGCCCCACCGCGTCCGGGGTGAAGAAGCGGTAGGCGTCGAAGTGACTGCACCTGATCCGGTTGTCCTCGACGACGGCATCCGTCTCGTCCTGCGACAGGCGGAGCGGGAGCTGCTCGTGGCGCTGCTCGCCCGGGGCGAGCCGGTAGACCATCGCCCACTCGTGCAGCCCGAAGCAGTCGTGCGCCGCCGGGCGCGACAGCGTCGCGCCGAGCAGGCCGTGCACGAAGCCGACGGTGCGCCCCCTTCGCTCCATGACGGAGTCGATGTCCAGGCGCGCGGTGCCCTCTGCGTCCACGACGTACCCGGGACGCTCGCCGTACACGTCCGCTGCGTCGGCCAGGGCCGTGCCCGCACCGGGGTGCCACCGCCGCAGGTGCGTGGGGCGGTGGCGGTAGTACTCGAAGAGGAAGTCCTCGACCGGGTGGCGCTCGCCGCGCTGCCGACGCTCCCGGTGGCCGGCGGTCAGGCGGTCGACGCCTGCCGCGTGCTCCTCGGCCAGCGTGAGCCACTGCGCCCGCGGAAGCGTCCTCTTGACCGGCGTGCCCACCCCACCACCGTAGATCCACGATCTCGAGGCTCCGGCCGCGGGCGGCCTGCGCACCTCGATCACCTGGTTCTGACATGTCCCACGCTCCCTGAGGTGTGAGTCCGCGAAGCGGGCGAACCTCGAAGGGAGGAACCGATCGCCTAGTGTGGTGCTGTGCGCATCGCGAGGTACACGGAAGGTGACGAGCCGGTCTACGGGCTCGTCGACGGTGGCGGGACGAAGATCGCCGAGGTGAGCGGGGACCCGCTCTACCAACGGATCGAGCTGACCGGCAGGACGACGACGGTCGACGAGGTGCGTCTGCTCGCGCCGGTCATCCCGCGCAGCAAGATCATCGGCATCGGGCGCAACTACGCCGACCACGCGGCGGAGATGGGCACCGAGGTCCCCGAGGAACCGCTGATGTTCCTCATCCCCAACACCGCGGTCGTCGGGCCGAACGACCCCGTCGTCATCCCGCCGATCACCTCCCTGGTGCACTACGAGGGCGAGC
Above is a window of Janibacter cremeus DNA encoding:
- a CDS encoding 3-methyladenine DNA glycosylase, yielding MGTPVKRTLPRAQWLTLAEEHAAGVDRLTAGHRERRQRGERHPVEDFLFEYYRHRPTHLRRWHPGAGTALADAADVYGERPGYVVDAEGTARLDIDSVMERRGRTVGFVHGLLGATLSRPAAHDCFGLHEWAMVYRLAPGEQRHEQLPLRLSQDETDAVVEDNRIRCSHFDAYRFFTPDAVGRNSLRPTREDQVAFEQPGCLHAGMDLYKWCFKLAPAVPSGLTLAAFELAREIRELDMAASPYDLSDVGIAPVAIETSAGKAEYVERQRGFTARSNALRRRLLDVLEDLTERVGSRPSPAAATLDP